In the Psychromicrobium lacuslunae genome, ACCTCGACAGCGTCGCCAGTTTCCGGTATCCGGCCAAGTTCCGCCATCACAAATCCGCCGACGGTTTCATAACTCGCCTCGTCCGGCACCCGCAAACCTGGGATTTGGTCGGTAATCTCATCCGGGCGCATTAAGCCGGGGAAATGCCAGTCGCCATTGGTGCTCTGCAGCACTCCAGGCTTGGTGGCATCGTGTTCATCCTCGACCTCACCGACAATTTCTTCGACCAAGTCCTCCAAGGTGGCCGCCCCGGCAGTGCCGCCGTACTCATCCACCACCACCGCGAGTTGTAGATTGCCTTCCCGCAGTTCACGCAGCAGCGCATCCAGATGAATGGTCTCCGGAACCCTGAGTACATCTTCTTTGATTGTTCCGGCCTGCAATCCCACTCGACGCTCGGTGGGCACCGCAATAGCTCGTTTGACGTGCACCACGCCCAACACGTCGTCAGCAGATTCTCCGATCACCGGGAACCGGGAGAAGCCGGTGCGGCGCGCGGCGTCAATAACGTCGGTGAGCGGGGCGTCGATATCGATGGTTTCCAATCGGATTCGCGGCGTCATCACATCGGCAGCGGTGCGGTCGGAGAAACTCAGCGAACGTGCAAGGAAGTTAGCGGTACCGGCGTCAAGGGTGCCCATCTCGGCTGATCTGCGCACCAATGAGGCAAGCTCGGAGGGGGTGCGGGCACCCGAGATCTCTTCTTTCGCCTCTAAACCAAAGACGTTCAACACTCGATTAGAAAACCCGTTCAGCAGCACAATGGCCGGTTTGAAAATCGTGGTGAAGACCAGTTGGGGCCGGGCTACAAGTTTGCCGATCTGGAAGGCCCGGGCGATGGCCATGTTCTTCGGCACCAATTCACCCAAGAGCATTGAGAGCAGGGTGGCCAGCACCATCGAAACAATGAGAGATACGGTGCCAGCCATCGCGCCTTCAACGCCGATGGCACGCAGCGGGGTTGCTAACAGCGCACCTAGCGAAGGCTCCATCACGAA is a window encoding:
- a CDS encoding hemolysin family protein encodes the protein MEWLLLVVGFVLILGTGFFVAVEFSLVALDQSSVQRAIDQGDKGAEPLLRCLKTLSTQLSSCQLGITLTTLLTGFVMEPSLGALLATPLRAIGVEGAMAGTVSLIVSMVLATLLSMLLGELVPKNMAIARAFQIGKLVARPQLVFTTIFKPAIVLLNGFSNRVLNVFGLEAKEEISGARTPSELASLVRRSAEMGTLDAGTANFLARSLSFSDRTAADVMTPRIRLETIDIDAPLTDVIDAARRTGFSRFPVIGESADDVLGVVHVKRAIAVPTERRVGLQAGTIKEDVLRVPETIHLDALLRELREGNLQLAVVVDEYGGTAGAATLEDLVEEIVGEVEDEHDATKPGVLQSTNGDWHFPGLMRPDEITDQIPGLRVPDEASYETVGGFVMAELGRIPETGDAVEVYGGRLEVERMDGRRIDRIRFVPAVEAELEGGEQK